The following coding sequences lie in one Capsicum annuum cultivar UCD-10X-F1 chromosome 5, UCD10Xv1.1, whole genome shotgun sequence genomic window:
- the LOC107872549 gene encoding LRR receptor-like serine/threonine-protein kinase FLS2, producing the protein MVRFLNPIFLSCLYIIFIHSLSVNATTLQSDIDVLEAFKTSIDPFSISTDSFLSSWDFNLDPCETTGASFLGILCTVPDVDTNSSGRIMEIDLEGDELEGFLTSSIGNLTELVSLNLGRNRFRGPVPETITNLRKLTSLQLYENFFSGSLVNGIGELTKLEILDVSNNRLSGSIPSSITSLRSLTQLDLSNNELTGKLPQLNGLWQLSSFDLSNNQIYGNLPQFPLKIKTLSLGHNLLSGHITPVHKLRHLRTLDLSDNRFSGGINKGIFMLPELSYANVSVNRFTVLEVVEFSDKESQLHTLDVHANRIHGHLPVNLIRYPNLTEVNLGHNLFSGEIPSEYWPRLGFSWRSLNLEYNNLEGSVPRDLNRTLEGVQGSFEHNCLICPKGLQLCHGQRPASECHGGNHN; encoded by the coding sequence ATGGTCAGATTTCTTAACCCCATTTTCCTCTCCTGCCTGTACATAATTTTCATACATTCCCTTTCGGTCAATGCAACAACTCTGCAATCTGATATTGATGTTCTAGAGGCCTTCAAGACATCGATAGACCCTTTTTCAATCTCCACGGATTCCTTCCTCAGTAGTTGGGATTTCAACTTGGACCCTTGTGAGACAACGGGGGCAAGTTTCTTGGGCATTCTTTGCACAGTTCCTGATGTGGACACTAACTCCTCAGGCCGGATAATGGAAATCGATCTAGAAGGAGATGAACTGGAGGGCTTCTTGACATCGTCAATCGGGAACTTAACTGAACTTGTCTCTCTGAATCTAGGCAGGAACAGGTTTAGAGGGCCAGTGCCTGAGACTATCACTAATTTGAGGAAACTCACTAGTCTTCAACTTTATGAGAATTTTTTCTCTGGTAGTCTTGTTAATGGCATTGGTGAACTCACAAAACTTGAAATCCTTGATGTCTCAAATAATAGGCTCTCTGGTTCAATCCCTTCATCAATTACATCACTTCGAAGTTTGACTCAATTAGACCTGTCTAACAATGAATTGACAGGAAAACTTCCTCAACTTAATGGTCTATGGCAACTCTCTTCATTCGATCTTTCCAATAACCAAATTTATGGGAATTTGCCACAGTTCCCATTGAAGATCAAGACACTATCACTTGGTCACAACTTGCTCTCAGGACACATTACCCCGGTGCATAAACTTAGACATCTCAGAACATTAGACCTTAGTGATAACAGATTTTCAGGAGGAATAAACAAGGGGATCTTCATGTTACCTGAATTAAGTTACGCAAACGTTTCAGTAAACCGATTCACAGTGTTGGAGGTGGTGGAATTCTCTGATAAAGAATCACAGCTTCACACACTGGACGTACATGCCAATCGTATACATGGCCATTTGCCTGTGAACTTGATTAGGTACCCAAACTTAACGGAAGTAAACCTTGGACATAACCTGTTTTCGGGCGAGATTCCATCAGAATATTGGCCACGACTCGGGTTTTCATGGAGAAGTCTCAACTTGGAATATAATAACCTGGAGGGATCGGTGCCCCGAGACCTCAACAGGACTTTAGAAGGGGTTCAGGGAAGTTTTGAACACAACTGTCTCATTTGTCCGAAGGGCTTGCAGCTATGTCATGGACAGAGGCCAGCATCAGAATGTCATGGAGGAAACCACAATTAG